A stretch of DNA from Microlunatus capsulatus:
CGTCCGCCGCGGTCCGACCTGCTCGCCGTCCAGCGCGGCGGCCCGGACGAGGAACGCGACGGCCGAGCGCGGCGACGCGTGCCAGTGCCGGACGCTCTCGGGCACCGGCAGCACGGCCTCCTCGCCCACCAGCGGCTCGCGCAGGATGCTCGAGAAGAAGCCCGACGCCGCCTGGTTGGGCCGGCCGGGGCGGATGCAGATGGTCGGCAGCCGGACGCCGATCCCGTCGACCCATCCCCGCCGGGTGTGGTCGGCGAGCAGCAGCTCGCCGATCGCCTTCTGGGTCCCGTAGCTGGTCAGCGGGGTGGCGTGGAACTCCTCGGGGATCGGGTCCGGCAGCGGTGCGCCGTAGACCGCGATGGAGGAGGTGAAGACCAGCCGGGGCCGGTAGCCGTCGGCCTCGTGCGCGGCCCGGACGGCGTCGAGCAGCTCGCGGGTGCCGTCGAGGTTGACCCGGTACCCCTTGTCGACGTCGGCCTCCGCCTCGCCCGAGACCACCGCGGCCAGGTGGAAGACCACGTCCGGCCGGCCGGCGAGCAGGCGCCCGGCCTCCCCCGGGGCCGCGAGGTCGGCGGCCACCAGCGCGACGTCGCCGTCCGTCCCCGCCGGCCGCTCGGGCGCGACGACGTCGGCCAGGGTCAGCCGGTCGAGCGCACGGCCGCCGACGTGGCCGTCGGCCACCAGCCGGGCGGTGAGCTTGCGGCCGATCATGCCGGCGGCACCCAGGACCAGGACGTGCACGCGGTTCTCCTCGCCGATCACCTCCGCGCCCCGGACGGCGGCGCGGAGCGCGTGCGCGGCGGGACCACGGCCGCCCGCGGTGGCGGCGCGCTCATCGTAGGGCGGGCCGCGACCGGCCCGACGGCCGGAGCCGCGGGTCGTAGGCTCGAGCGGTGAGCGTCGCCCCTCGCCCGTCCTGACCCTGCAGCACCGGTTCGCCTCCGAGCTGGGGGCCCTGGCCGTCCCCTGGCGGGCCGCCGAGGCCCCCGAGCCGCGGCTCCTCGTGCTGGACGACGCCCTGGCCCGGGAGCTGGGCCTGGACCCGGACTGGCTGCGCGGGGAGGACGGCGTCCGCCTGCTGGTGGGCGCCCTGGTGCCCGAGGGCGCGACGCCGGTCGCCCAGGCCTACGCCGGCCACCAGTTCGGCGGCTGGTCGCCCCGGCTCGGCGACGGCCGGGCCCTGCTGCTCGGAGAGGTCGAGGACCCGGCGGGCGGGCTGCACGACCTGCACCTCAAGGGGTCGGGCCGCACCCCCTTCTCCC
This window harbors:
- the denD gene encoding D-erythronate dehydrogenase, with the protein product MHVLVLGAAGMIGRKLTARLVADGHVGGRALDRLTLADVVAPERPAGTDGDVALVAADLAAPGEAGRLLAGRPDVVFHLAAVVSGEAEADVDKGYRVNLDGTRELLDAVRAAHEADGYRPRLVFTSSIAVYGAPLPDPIPEEFHATPLTSYGTQKAIGELLLADHTRRGWVDGIGVRLPTICIRPGRPNQAASGFFSSILREPLVGEEAVLPVPESVRHWHASPRSAVAFLVRAAALDGEQVGPRRTLSMPGLSATVGEQIEALRRVAGERAVRLIRHEPDPAVMRIVETWAPALEATRALALGFTAEASFDEIIRVHVEDELGGSLPA